The Pyrobaculum sp. 3827-6 genome has a segment encoding these proteins:
- a CDS encoding Rab family GTPase yields the protein MKRASVAVLGVGGVGKTTYVFRLLGLSIKPRATLRPGLYRMYLSDRELDFIDVPGQVAVEVARNFSKAWTFYVDLMIYMYDLTDQASLYAIAELHSALLDRGISPYRKVVLVGNKRDLAEELGLFVEGDEIAAAVGAPKIYYISALKDNIEFLYKPLEENI from the coding sequence GTGAAGAGGGCGTCGGTGGCAGTACTGGGCGTAGGAGGCGTGGGGAAGACCACCTACGTATTCAGACTCCTGGGGCTCTCTATAAAGCCCAGAGCCACCCTGAGGCCTGGCTTATACCGCATGTACCTCAGCGACAGGGAGCTGGACTTCATAGACGTGCCGGGCCAGGTGGCTGTGGAAGTGGCGAGAAACTTCTCCAAGGCGTGGACCTTCTACGTAGATCTCATGATCTACATGTACGACCTCACAGACCAAGCGTCGCTGTATGCAATAGCCGAGCTCCACAGCGCCTTGCTAGACCGCGGGATATCCCCCTACAGAAAGGTGGTGCTGGTGGGGAACAAGCGGGATCTTGCAGAGGAACTCGGCCTATTCGTCGAGGGCGACGAGATAGCCGCGGCGGTCGGCGCCCCGAAGATCTACTACATATCAGCTCTAAAAGACAATATTGAATTTTTATACAAGCCCCTAGAGGAAAATATATGA
- a CDS encoding HAD family hydrolase — MSCRVLVVDLDGTLTLSRNTYELSAEALLALRRARDAGLRVVLATANGLDFALTIARYLGIRDVIAENGCLVYLDGETHELCSGDMSRVDGAVLATGAVAPSPQNRCRRFDLAYVPLAADALERVRSAVPPGYVVESSGYAIHVRPAGVDKGVAVAWLCERLGVPCFQVASVGDSDVDVGMLRRTWGFAVGNATPAAKEAARVVVERPSGLGFREAVDIILSGGACTP; from the coding sequence GTGTCGTGTAGGGTTTTAGTGGTGGATTTGGATGGGACGTTGACTCTTAGCCGTAATACGTACGAGCTGTCGGCTGAGGCGCTTCTGGCTCTTCGGAGGGCGCGTGACGCCGGGTTGAGGGTTGTCCTCGCCACTGCCAACGGTTTGGATTTTGCGCTGACCATAGCGCGGTATCTGGGGATTAGGGATGTCATTGCTGAAAATGGCTGTCTTGTCTATCTGGATGGGGAGACTCACGAGCTGTGTTCCGGCGACATGTCTCGGGTGGACGGGGCGGTGCTGGCGACCGGGGCCGTGGCGCCTAGTCCCCAGAATAGGTGCAGGCGGTTCGACTTAGCCTACGTCCCGCTGGCCGCCGATGCTCTGGAGCGTGTGAGGTCCGCCGTGCCGCCTGGCTACGTGGTGGAGTCGAGCGGCTACGCCATTCACGTTAGGCCTGCGGGGGTCGACAAGGGCGTCGCCGTGGCGTGGCTGTGTGAGAGGCTTGGCGTCCCGTGTTTCCAGGTGGCGTCAGTGGGTGACAGCGATGTGGATGTGGGTATGCTGAGGAGGACGTGGGGGTTCGCCGTAGGGAACGCGACGCCAGCCGCCAAGGAGGCGGCTAGGGTTGTCGTTGAGAGGCCTAGCGGCCTCGGCTTTAGGGAGGCTGTGGATATTATACTGTCAGGTGGGGCCTGTACCCCTTAG
- a CDS encoding MBL fold metallo-hydrolase, whose translation MFSRAGVGWVYEGFFAVDAPEDVDVGVVLVTHHHERHVAGARRAKVVVMNPLEYSMASDLERALRYAEVVLRRAGAAGRPSVSVGPFRGSVYKFTAGWVDLGDVSVRVIPCGSHTWGHTCFGVENAVFVGDLGGWIVSVGAFLRVLASMKGLRGYVAYTGEGERIPLEEYMQRLEGDFKRLLRRYVECLGERTPYRIALCARGGGDVLRLSEEGLAFVKYLAESGYAKIVSSSPYVVRPA comes from the coding sequence GTGTTCTCTCGAGCGGGGGTTGGGTGGGTATATGAGGGCTTCTTCGCCGTCGACGCGCCGGAGGACGTAGATGTGGGGGTGGTCTTGGTGACTCACCACCACGAGAGGCACGTGGCGGGGGCCCGGAGGGCGAAGGTAGTTGTTATGAACCCTCTGGAGTACAGCATGGCCAGCGACCTGGAGAGGGCTTTGAGGTATGCGGAGGTCGTGCTGAGGCGGGCGGGGGCGGCGGGGAGGCCGTCGGTCTCTGTGGGGCCTTTCCGCGGCTCGGTTTATAAATTCACGGCGGGATGGGTGGATCTGGGGGACGTCTCGGTGAGGGTCATCCCCTGCGGGTCCCATACCTGGGGCCACACTTGTTTCGGGGTTGAGAACGCGGTGTTTGTGGGGGATCTGGGGGGCTGGATTGTGAGCGTCGGGGCGTTCCTAAGGGTGCTCGCCTCTATGAAGGGGTTGAGGGGGTACGTGGCGTATACGGGGGAGGGGGAGAGGATCCCCCTGGAGGAGTATATGCAGAGGCTTGAGGGGGATTTCAAGCGGCTGTTGAGGAGGTATGTGGAGTGCCTCGGCGAGAGGACTCCCTACAGAATTGCGCTGTGCGCCAGGGGTGGGGGGGACGTGTTGAGGCTCTCGGAGGAGGGCCTCGCCTTTGTGAAGTACCTGGCGGAGAGCGGCTATGCGAAGATAGTCAGCTCCTCCCCCTACGTGGTGAGGCCGGCGTAG
- a CDS encoding DUF123 domain-containing protein, translated as MYKSYIVFFQCAPQVVQTQARTFQLEGGTYAYVGSCGLSCAARLRRHLERRGRRRWHVDYLACTPLYAVVTPIPEKELAKRLAACRPVPGFGSTDDPAAPSHLFRCQPGEALRYAGLTT; from the coding sequence ATGTATAAAAGCTACATCGTCTTTTTCCAATGCGCCCCCCAGGTGGTGCAGACCCAGGCAAGGACGTTCCAGCTGGAGGGGGGCACATACGCCTACGTGGGGTCGTGCGGTTTGAGCTGCGCGGCGAGGCTCAGGAGACACCTTGAGAGACGGGGGAGGAGGAGGTGGCACGTTGACTACCTCGCCTGCACCCCCCTGTACGCCGTCGTCACCCCCATACCCGAAAAAGAACTCGCGAAAAGGCTGGCCGCCTGCCGCCCAGTGCCCGGCTTCGGCTCCACCGACGACCCAGCCGCCCCCAGCCACCTCTTCCGCTGCCAGCCTGGCGAGGCCCTCCGCTACGCCGGCCTCACCACGTAG
- the cobB gene encoding NAD-dependent protein deacetylase: MDVAEVVAASRRCVVFTGAGISAESGVPTFRGPGGLWERYRPEELATPEAFERDPELVWRWYKWRQEVIYSASPNPGHYAVAELERLGVVKAVITQNVDGLHQRAGSTKVVELHGSIWRARCTKCGAVYKLEKPVEAVPPRCAKCGGLLRPDVVWFGEPLPQEAWREATELAATSDVMIVIGTSGVVYPAAYIPQVAKRAGAVVIEVNIEPTAITPTADFFIRGRAGEVLPRLVEEVKKRLGTRQAQRHDSRQPSAPHRRDR, from the coding sequence ATGGATGTCGCGGAGGTGGTTGCGGCTTCGCGCCGCTGTGTTGTGTTCACCGGCGCGGGCATATCCGCCGAGAGCGGCGTGCCGACGTTCAGAGGGCCCGGCGGCTTGTGGGAGAGGTACCGGCCTGAGGAGCTCGCCACACCCGAGGCCTTTGAGAGGGACCCTGAGCTGGTGTGGAGGTGGTACAAGTGGCGCCAGGAGGTTATCTACAGCGCGTCGCCGAACCCCGGCCACTACGCCGTCGCCGAGCTTGAGAGGCTCGGCGTCGTCAAGGCTGTGATCACCCAGAACGTAGACGGCCTCCACCAACGCGCCGGCAGTACAAAAGTCGTGGAGCTACACGGCTCCATATGGCGGGCCCGCTGCACCAAGTGCGGCGCCGTCTACAAGCTGGAGAAGCCGGTGGAGGCTGTCCCCCCGCGGTGCGCGAAGTGCGGAGGCCTCCTCAGGCCGGACGTCGTGTGGTTCGGAGAGCCCCTCCCCCAAGAGGCGTGGCGGGAGGCAACGGAGCTCGCCGCGACCTCAGACGTCATGATCGTGATCGGCACATCCGGCGTGGTCTACCCAGCGGCGTATATACCGCAGGTCGCTAAGAGGGCGGGGGCAGTCGTGATCGAGGTGAACATAGAGCCCACGGCCATAACCCCCACAGCCGACTTCTTCATAAGAGGCAGAGCCGGGGAGGTCCTACCCCGGCTAGTGGAGGAGGTCAAGAAGAGGCTCGGAACCCGCCAAGCTCAACGCCACGACTCGCGCCAGCCATCGGCTCCTCATCGCCGGGATAGATAA
- a CDS encoding S16 family serine protease gives MKKWFIAMLAVALVVAAAGWETYTVKVSSVEINALAVGPGGGAVLPIRVTLLTPGDGRAYVAGVPEAGQGFGPSAQIALYVASRLSGVPYTNYTALLRVLASDAQVGGPSASGYITVAMYALMNGLELRNDTAMTGIILPDGLIGPVGGVSQKVSAAAERGIKTVLVPIGEAPSGVRGIKVVEIGTVEEAIYYLTGRRIPTPPAAAVDDSVFKAISKDLFNAIYSYYNQTVGRGYVDTAVIQRLKNKGYYYAAASLIYQGVVNYYRDQAASSGRTYRSLYNQAVQMAKEAEAELSRIPLTVNNIDLVVASYTRVYEVYFQANSSRPDAGAMYARAVTLRSWVDEARAMAYGPAINETGLAEVARMYLDYAKTMYAYLETTYGVTLGDYGTAVQLAEDLYRRGLYLASIANSIEIIAETASALMSAAPDKYLNVARERALTNMARAAACGYTNTLPLSYLQFGDYYSGEGGNPQSALTYYIMASIYSTAMGDVSCMAARGNVTLPRVNFSPPPQPPAKTAATATPPAVHGEEKGLWFVLILALLAAAALIYASRR, from the coding sequence ATGAAAAAGTGGTTTATCGCCATGCTGGCGGTGGCGTTGGTTGTAGCCGCGGCGGGGTGGGAGACCTACACGGTTAAGGTGTCTTCTGTGGAGATCAACGCCTTGGCGGTGGGGCCTGGCGGCGGCGCCGTGTTGCCTATTAGAGTTACCCTGCTCACGCCGGGCGACGGCCGGGCGTATGTGGCTGGGGTGCCCGAGGCGGGCCAGGGCTTCGGCCCCTCGGCGCAGATCGCGCTGTACGTGGCCTCCCGACTCTCGGGCGTCCCGTATACAAACTACACGGCTCTGCTCAGGGTGCTGGCGAGCGACGCCCAGGTCGGGGGGCCCTCGGCTAGTGGTTACATTACTGTGGCTATGTACGCCTTGATGAACGGTCTGGAGCTCAGGAACGACACGGCGATGACGGGAATTATACTGCCGGACGGCTTGATAGGGCCTGTGGGCGGCGTGTCGCAGAAGGTAAGCGCGGCGGCTGAGCGCGGGATCAAGACAGTGCTTGTCCCAATAGGCGAGGCCCCCAGCGGCGTGAGGGGGATAAAGGTGGTTGAGATAGGTACGGTGGAGGAGGCCATTTACTACTTAACGGGTAGGAGGATACCCACGCCGCCTGCGGCGGCGGTGGACGACTCCGTATTTAAGGCGATTTCAAAAGACCTCTTCAACGCTATCTACAGCTACTACAACCAGACGGTGGGCAGGGGCTACGTAGACACGGCTGTGATTCAGCGTCTGAAGAACAAGGGCTACTACTACGCCGCGGCTTCTCTCATCTACCAAGGCGTCGTAAATTACTACAGGGATCAAGCGGCCTCCTCCGGCCGGACATACCGCAGTTTGTACAACCAGGCGGTGCAGATGGCTAAGGAGGCGGAGGCGGAGCTCTCCCGCATCCCTCTGACGGTGAACAACATCGACCTCGTCGTGGCCAGCTACACGAGGGTGTACGAGGTCTACTTCCAGGCCAACTCCAGCAGGCCGGACGCCGGCGCCATGTACGCCCGGGCTGTGACCTTGAGGTCGTGGGTCGACGAGGCGAGAGCCATGGCCTACGGCCCGGCTATAAACGAGACGGGCCTCGCGGAGGTGGCTAGGATGTACCTGGACTACGCCAAGACTATGTACGCATATCTCGAGACTACCTACGGCGTAACGCTGGGCGACTACGGAACAGCCGTCCAGCTGGCCGAGGACCTCTACAGGAGGGGCCTCTACCTGGCCTCCATAGCCAACTCCATTGAGATCATCGCGGAGACCGCCTCAGCGCTTATGTCGGCGGCCCCCGACAAGTACCTGAACGTGGCTAGGGAGAGGGCCCTCACCAACATGGCAAGGGCCGCCGCGTGCGGCTACACCAACACCCTGCCCCTCAGCTACCTCCAGTTCGGCGACTACTACAGCGGGGAGGGCGGCAACCCGCAGAGCGCCCTGACGTACTACATCATGGCGTCGATATACTCAACGGCGATGGGAGACGTGTCGTGCATGGCGGCTAGGGGAAATGTGACTCTGCCGAGGGTCAACTTCTCCCCGCCGCCGCAACCCCCGGCCAAGACCGCGGCTACGGCGACTCCACCTGCTGTGCATGGGGAGGAAAAAGGGCTGTGGTTTGTCCTGATTCTCGCCCTCTTGGCTGCCGCCGCTCTTATCTACGCCTCTAGACGATAA
- a CDS encoding recombinase family protein encodes MIPAVTYIRVSTEEQDPENQRLFLERWAGERGIHIVKHYVDVGVSGATEPWGRPAFREMAAEVEKLEPRPKVLLVYEISRLVRSFQELFTLLDVVENKLGLVVVSASEREQALQSLDGVYRQFLRAVLAFVATMEREFIRQRTKTALERARMRGRIWNVAERRGDIAQAVVDMYLSGASLRETARAFGLSLYEVRRILSAAGVYRPGPYTCPRCFSRLKVVERTAKVANGRYTVVERLYCPNCGYEESREGS; translated from the coding sequence TTGATCCCCGCGGTCACCTACATAAGAGTATCCACCGAGGAGCAGGACCCGGAGAACCAGCGGCTTTTTCTCGAGAGGTGGGCCGGGGAGAGGGGCATCCACATAGTGAAGCACTACGTAGATGTGGGGGTTTCCGGCGCCACGGAGCCCTGGGGGAGGCCGGCGTTTAGAGAGATGGCCGCCGAGGTGGAGAAGCTCGAGCCGAGGCCTAAGGTGCTCCTCGTCTACGAGATATCTAGGCTGGTGCGCTCCTTCCAGGAGCTCTTCACTCTTCTAGACGTGGTGGAGAACAAGCTGGGGCTGGTGGTGGTGTCGGCCTCCGAGAGGGAGCAGGCTCTGCAGAGCCTCGACGGGGTGTACCGCCAGTTTCTAAGGGCGGTGCTGGCCTTCGTGGCGACTATGGAGAGGGAGTTTATTAGGCAGAGGACCAAGACGGCGCTTGAGCGGGCTAGGATGCGCGGCAGGATTTGGAACGTGGCGGAGAGGAGAGGCGACATTGCGCAGGCCGTTGTGGATATGTACCTCTCCGGCGCCTCGCTGAGGGAGACGGCGCGCGCCTTCGGCCTCTCGTTGTACGAAGTGAGGAGGATACTCTCAGCCGCCGGCGTCTACCGCCCGGGGCCCTACACATGCCCCCGCTGCTTCTCCCGACTAAAGGTCGTCGAGAGGACCGCAAAGGTGGCAAACGGAAGGTACACAGTGGTGGAGAGGCTCTACTGCCCAAACTGCGGCTACGAAGAGTCGAGGGAAGGGAGTTAG
- a CDS encoding phosphoribosyltransferase, translated as MAIVEIGGVKVRFITWAEGIALSEALARRVEESGYRPEVIIAISRGGLVPARIISDVLGVDDVISMGVKYWGLAQRRAERPLLYHSIEPGVIRDRRVLIADEVADTGHTLMLAKSLLDLIGAAEVKTAVLHLKTTSRFTPDYYAEKVEEWVWISYPWSRYEDLREFKKRGHDISKYIDKIC; from the coding sequence ATGGCAATAGTGGAGATCGGCGGCGTCAAGGTGCGCTTCATTACGTGGGCCGAGGGGATAGCGCTCAGCGAGGCCCTGGCGAGGAGGGTAGAGGAGAGCGGCTACCGGCCCGAGGTTATAATCGCCATCTCCCGCGGGGGGCTGGTGCCGGCCAGGATAATCAGCGACGTCCTGGGGGTAGACGACGTCATCTCCATGGGCGTGAAGTACTGGGGGCTGGCCCAGAGACGCGCCGAGAGGCCCCTCCTCTACCACAGCATCGAGCCCGGAGTGATCCGCGACAGGCGGGTCCTCATAGCCGACGAAGTAGCCGACACGGGACACACACTCATGCTCGCGAAAAGCCTACTAGACCTCATAGGCGCCGCCGAGGTGAAGACCGCCGTCCTCCACCTAAAAACCACCAGCAGATTCACCCCCGACTACTACGCAGAGAAGGTAGAGGAGTGGGTCTGGATATCCTACCCATGGAGCCGCTACGAAGACCTAAGAGAATTCAAGAAGAGGGGACACGACATATCTAAATACATCGACAAGATATGTTAA
- a CDS encoding CTP synthase: protein MPKLVVVTGGVMSGVGKGVVVASIGRILRARGLSVNAVKIDPYINVDAGTMNPYAHGEVFVTYDGGETDLDLGHYERFLDVELPRRNNITSGQIYFSVIEKERRGDYLGQTVQLIPHVTDEIKRRVTEAAGGYDVTLVEIGGTVGDYEQLPFLEAVRQLRLEMGEDVVFIHVAWVPLLKVTNEFKTKPLQHSVAELRRYGIQPDAVVVRSERPIDAGAVRKIALFAHVPQYAIFNSYDVDTTYRVPLILEQQGMGDFLVRRLRLSSRAPNYGEWEEFLSKLSAPRYKVAVGMCGKYVELPDAYLSIVEALKHAGAALDVKPELVWINSVEVEKDPDRLGKLGLDAVVVLPGFGKRGSEGMIECVRHARVEKIPFLGICFGMQLAVVEFARNVLGLREANSTELDPETPHPVVHLAPEQKEVDVLGGSMILGNREVEIVPGTLAASLYGTNATVERHRHRYEVNLSYLPKLSEAGLVVSGWRRDVRRVEIIELPGHPYFIATQFHPEFRSRPAKPRPVFLGLLKAALAPRR, encoded by the coding sequence GTGCCGAAGTTGGTAGTTGTGACTGGGGGGGTGATGTCGGGCGTGGGTAAGGGGGTTGTCGTGGCTAGCATTGGCAGAATTTTGAGGGCGCGGGGCCTTTCTGTAAACGCGGTTAAGATAGACCCGTATATCAACGTCGACGCCGGGACTATGAACCCCTACGCCCACGGGGAGGTCTTCGTCACGTACGACGGGGGTGAGACCGACCTTGACCTGGGGCACTACGAGAGGTTTCTGGACGTGGAGCTTCCCCGGAGGAACAACATCACGTCTGGCCAGATCTACTTCTCTGTCATAGAGAAGGAGAGGAGGGGCGACTACCTGGGTCAGACGGTTCAGCTAATCCCCCACGTCACTGACGAGATTAAGAGGAGGGTTACCGAGGCGGCGGGGGGGTACGACGTGACTTTGGTTGAGATCGGGGGGACTGTGGGCGACTACGAGCAGTTGCCGTTTCTGGAGGCTGTCCGCCAGCTGAGGCTGGAGATGGGTGAGGACGTGGTTTTTATCCACGTTGCGTGGGTTCCTCTTCTCAAAGTGACTAACGAGTTTAAGACTAAGCCTTTGCAACACAGCGTGGCGGAGCTTAGGCGCTACGGCATACAGCCCGACGCCGTGGTTGTGAGGTCTGAGAGGCCGATCGACGCCGGCGCCGTTAGGAAAATTGCGCTGTTTGCCCACGTGCCTCAGTACGCCATCTTCAACTCTTATGACGTGGACACCACCTACAGGGTGCCGTTGATATTGGAGCAGCAGGGCATGGGGGATTTCCTCGTGAGGAGGCTCCGCCTCTCCTCACGGGCTCCGAATTATGGGGAGTGGGAGGAGTTTCTCTCGAAGCTGTCGGCGCCGAGGTATAAGGTGGCGGTGGGGATGTGCGGCAAGTACGTGGAGCTTCCCGACGCCTATCTAAGCATTGTGGAGGCGTTGAAGCACGCCGGCGCCGCCCTCGACGTGAAGCCGGAGCTTGTCTGGATTAACTCGGTGGAGGTGGAGAAGGACCCGGATCGGCTGGGGAAGCTCGGGCTGGACGCCGTGGTGGTGTTGCCGGGCTTTGGGAAGAGGGGGTCAGAGGGTATGATTGAGTGTGTGCGCCACGCCCGTGTGGAGAAAATTCCGTTTCTCGGCATATGCTTCGGAATGCAGCTGGCGGTGGTGGAGTTCGCCCGGAATGTCCTCGGCCTTAGAGAGGCCAACTCCACGGAGCTCGACCCCGAGACTCCCCACCCCGTGGTCCACCTCGCGCCTGAGCAGAAGGAGGTCGACGTGTTGGGGGGTAGCATGATTCTGGGCAACAGGGAGGTGGAGATCGTCCCCGGCACCCTCGCCGCCTCGCTGTATGGGACAAACGCCACGGTGGAGAGGCATAGACATAGATACGAGGTCAACCTATCCTACCTGCCTAAGCTGTCGGAGGCTGGGCTTGTGGTTTCTGGCTGGAGGAGGGATGTTAGGCGTGTGGAGATAATCGAGTTGCCGGGGCATCCCTACTTCATCGCGACGCAGTTCCACCCCGAGTTCCGCTCTAGGCCAGCTAAGCCGCGGCCGGTGTTCCTCGGCTTGTTGAAGGCGGCGCTGGCGCCTAGGCGCTAG
- the ndhC gene encoding NADH-quinone oxidoreductase subunit A: protein MSDAVAVALAFTILFLLMIGTVYLVMLIAPRRPTPGKLMRYEAGNPETGPAKAPLAMQYLGYILMLVALEPAVAIPLAVQMAFKDLALTATTALIGGVVAVAASLYGYHYAKKIELWRASA, encoded by the coding sequence ATGAGCGACGCGGTGGCCGTGGCCCTAGCCTTCACAATCCTTTTCCTCCTAATGATCGGGACTGTATACCTAGTAATGCTCATCGCCCCTAGGAGGCCAACGCCGGGTAAATTAATGCGCTACGAAGCCGGAAACCCCGAGACGGGCCCCGCCAAGGCCCCGCTGGCGATGCAGTACCTAGGCTACATACTAATGCTGGTGGCTCTTGAGCCAGCCGTGGCCATCCCCCTGGCGGTGCAGATGGCCTTCAAAGATCTGGCCCTTACGGCGACGACGGCGTTGATAGGCGGCGTCGTGGCCGTCGCCGCTTCGCTATACGGCTACCACTACGCCAAGAAGATAGAGCTCTGGAGAGCTAGCGCCTAG
- a CDS encoding transporter, whose translation MGVLALAFSVISAVAYGVAPLIYRPALQCTSQYRAVGLFSLYSIALGLVLPWRGFDPRGVLSAVSAALLGGVVGSWLYVTSVKAGGAAVGNISSSLYIVLLPLVAGHYRLLPAALLVLLGLVVASAHSSGARRGGAYGVAAAVAWTGSISLYASAVDLLGPGGALLTRGVVVFFATLLLGAGGSVCRVGRLILGGFVDTFVGFGAYTFAVSIGDYVTVSLVMSSYPLITALFERPFMWRRAAGASIAVLGLALVALIG comes from the coding sequence CTGGGCGTGCTGGCTCTGGCGTTTTCTGTAATTTCCGCAGTGGCCTATGGCGTGGCGCCATTGATCTACCGCCCGGCTCTGCAGTGCACATCTCAGTACAGGGCAGTGGGCCTCTTCTCTCTGTATTCAATTGCGCTGGGCCTAGTGCTTCCGTGGAGGGGCTTTGACCCTCGTGGGGTCTTGTCGGCGGTGTCGGCCGCCTTGCTGGGGGGCGTCGTCGGTAGCTGGCTGTACGTAACCTCGGTGAAGGCCGGCGGGGCGGCTGTTGGCAATATAAGCAGTTCGCTGTACATTGTCTTGTTGCCGCTGGTTGCTGGTCACTATCGTCTGTTGCCCGCGGCGTTGCTGGTGCTTCTGGGGCTCGTGGTGGCGTCTGCGCACAGCTCTGGAGCGCGGCGAGGTGGGGCCTACGGCGTCGCGGCCGCTGTGGCGTGGACCGGCTCCATTAGCCTCTACGCCTCGGCTGTAGATCTGCTGGGCCCGGGCGGGGCTTTGTTAACGCGGGGGGTTGTTGTGTTCTTCGCCACTCTGTTGTTGGGGGCAGGGGGGAGCGTGTGTCGGGTGGGGCGTCTGATTCTCGGGGGGTTTGTGGACACGTTTGTAGGCTTCGGCGCCTACACCTTCGCGGTGTCTATAGGGGACTACGTCACGGTGTCTTTAGTCATGTCTTCTTACCCGCTCATCACGGCGCTTTTCGAGAGGCCCTTTATGTGGAGGAGGGCGGCGGGCGCCTCTATTGCAGTCCTCGGCCTGGCTTTAGTTGCCCTCATAGGATAA
- the surE gene encoding 5'/3'-nucleotidase SurE, producing the protein MKIVVTNDDGPHTPLLEPLVEVLESRGHEVVVVVPERPRSAAGLARTYHKPLRVRRIGRFYVVNGFPADAVFMALKLVAPDADMVLSGVNVGENIGIEATYGSGTVGAAVQAGALGVPSIAVSMEVGGDVEFMKRVVGGAVESLRAGLDGALAASVNIPREWGGGVYCVRRLARSVYSERLYEGVDPRGERFYWRWGPRRESFERDTDAYYFYEMRGITVLGVSDSGIVSVGGFGREMGVRIGAKQINC; encoded by the coding sequence GTGAAGATAGTAGTGACTAACGACGACGGCCCTCATACGCCTCTTCTGGAGCCGCTGGTGGAGGTGCTCGAGTCGCGGGGCCACGAGGTGGTCGTCGTAGTCCCGGAGAGGCCGAGGTCCGCCGCGGGACTGGCGAGGACCTACCACAAGCCCCTGAGGGTGAGGAGGATTGGGCGGTTCTACGTGGTGAACGGCTTCCCCGCCGACGCCGTGTTTATGGCCTTGAAGCTGGTTGCGCCAGACGCCGACATGGTGCTCTCCGGCGTCAACGTGGGGGAGAACATCGGCATAGAGGCCACCTATGGAAGCGGCACTGTGGGAGCGGCTGTGCAGGCAGGCGCGCTGGGCGTGCCCTCAATCGCCGTCTCTATGGAGGTTGGCGGCGACGTGGAGTTTATGAAGAGGGTGGTGGGGGGAGCCGTCGAGTCGTTGCGAGCGGGCTTAGACGGGGCGCTGGCGGCCAGCGTCAACATACCTCGGGAGTGGGGAGGGGGTGTCTACTGCGTGAGGAGGCTCGCCAGGTCGGTCTACAGTGAGAGGCTGTACGAAGGCGTGGATCCAAGGGGCGAGAGGTTTTACTGGAGGTGGGGGCCTAGGAGGGAGAGCTTCGAGCGGGATACAGACGCGTACTACTTCTACGAGATGCGTGGAATAACTGTGCTAGGCGTCTCCGACTCGGGGATAGTGAGCGTCGGGGGGTTCGGCAGAGAAATGGGGGTGAGAATCGGGGCAAAGCAAATAAACTGCTGA